One part of the [Pantoea] beijingensis genome encodes these proteins:
- a CDS encoding C45 family autoproteolytic acyltransferase/hydolase, whose translation MTPFPLIDISGTPRQRGQQYGEQARERIHASVAIYGDQLAELGITQEEKQRIITTFSHIIRQFDPDYWDEMYGIAESANVAPEAIIMINARTEVIAKARLLKARHDIHDDAIKDGCSGAVIMPDRSTRGELIHGQNWDWRAECAATSVVLRIRRDDGPDILTFVEAGGLARSGLNSAGIAITANYLRCERDYRQFGVPLSLIRRKALEQQHMALAMRVVATTAKSCSNNMILSTKEGFAIDFECAPDESFAIYPQNGLLVHANHWESETAKNKLQEQGIETSPDSLYRSWRVSQLLNAKSLLSVEDMKQAFFDDFGTPYSVCRPPRPGFGTDLSATVAMIVMTPAQGVMEVAPLPAINRTFTRYSLDAAYSGAL comes from the coding sequence ATGACTCCATTTCCTTTAATTGATATTTCGGGTACGCCACGTCAGCGTGGGCAGCAATATGGCGAACAGGCTCGGGAACGCATTCATGCCAGCGTGGCGATCTATGGCGATCAGTTGGCTGAGCTCGGCATCACGCAGGAAGAAAAGCAGCGCATCATTACCACTTTTTCGCACATTATCCGGCAGTTTGATCCCGATTACTGGGATGAGATGTATGGAATTGCAGAAAGCGCCAATGTGGCACCGGAAGCGATCATTATGATTAATGCGCGTACAGAAGTGATTGCTAAAGCCCGGCTGCTCAAAGCACGTCACGATATTCACGATGACGCAATCAAGGATGGTTGCAGTGGTGCGGTAATTATGCCGGATCGGAGTACTCGTGGTGAACTGATTCATGGACAAAATTGGGATTGGCGGGCTGAGTGTGCTGCAACGTCGGTGGTGCTAAGGATCCGACGTGACGATGGTCCGGATATTTTGACCTTTGTTGAAGCGGGCGGACTTGCCCGCAGTGGCCTCAATAGTGCGGGAATTGCCATCACGGCAAATTATTTGCGCTGCGAGCGCGATTACCGCCAGTTTGGCGTGCCTCTATCGCTGATTCGTCGGAAGGCGCTTGAACAGCAGCATATGGCGCTCGCAATGCGTGTTGTGGCCACCACCGCAAAGTCTTGTTCGAATAACATGATCCTCAGTACTAAAGAGGGATTTGCCATCGATTTCGAATGCGCGCCGGATGAGAGTTTTGCGATCTATCCGCAAAACGGCTTATTAGTTCATGCCAATCACTGGGAGAGTGAAACCGCGAAAAACAAACTCCAGGAACAGGGAATTGAAACCTCACCCGACTCACTCTATCGCAGTTGGCGCGTTAGCCAGTTACTCAATGCAAAATCCTTGCTTAGCGTCGAAGACATGAAACAGGCTTTCTTTGACGATTTTGGTACGCCTTATTCCGTGTGCCGTCCGCCTCGGCCTGGGTTTGGCACCGATCTTTCCGCCACGGTGGCGATGATTGTTATGACTCCGGCTCAGGGCGTGATGGAGGTTGCCCCCCTTCCGGCCATTAATCGCACTTTCACACGTTACTCGTTGGATGCAGCCTATTCGGGGGCCTTATGA
- a CDS encoding alpha/beta fold hydrolase, whose product MTITDAQAIEQRSRALYYRGSTTIFACRFDPRFQYCMYVPPSFDREPIGHKLVVLMHGTGRSMSEYRDAFAEFARYNRCVILAPLFPVGPLGDGNSHGFKYIVEQDIRYDLVLLKMIEEVSESLGYDFGRFLLFGYSGGGHFVHRFLYIHPEKLLGVCVGAPGSVTLLDNEKEWWVGVKNFEAIFGKPLNYEALRDVSVHLVVGKVDMETWEITHLPGGKYYQPGCNDAGETRVARNNSLLNNLRANGIRATQDIVPNVGHDGMKVLDEVKDFFLSLLKSSH is encoded by the coding sequence ATGACGATAACCGACGCGCAGGCAATCGAACAGCGGAGTCGCGCCCTCTATTACCGCGGCAGCACGACCATTTTTGCCTGTCGTTTTGATCCGCGTTTTCAGTACTGCATGTATGTTCCACCCAGTTTTGACAGAGAACCTATCGGACACAAACTGGTGGTGTTAATGCACGGAACCGGGCGTTCAATGAGCGAATATCGTGATGCGTTTGCTGAGTTTGCCCGCTATAACCGCTGCGTGATACTGGCCCCCCTTTTTCCGGTTGGACCGCTAGGTGATGGTAACTCACACGGCTTCAAATACATTGTCGAACAAGACATCCGTTACGACCTTGTACTGCTGAAAATGATTGAAGAAGTCAGTGAATCATTGGGCTATGACTTCGGGCGTTTTCTGCTCTTCGGTTATTCCGGTGGAGGACATTTTGTCCATCGTTTTTTGTACATCCATCCGGAAAAATTGTTGGGCGTGTGCGTCGGCGCGCCAGGCTCTGTAACGCTGCTGGATAATGAAAAAGAGTGGTGGGTTGGGGTAAAAAATTTCGAGGCTATTTTTGGGAAGCCGCTTAATTATGAAGCACTACGTGATGTTTCTGTCCATTTAGTCGTGGGAAAAGTGGATATGGAAACCTGGGAAATTACGCATCTGCCGGGCGGAAAATATTATCAACCGGGGTGCAATGACGCAGGTGAAACGCGCGTGGCGCGCAATAACTCTTTGCTGAATAACCTGCGTGCGAATGGCATACGGGCAACACAGGATATTGTCCCTAACGTTGGCCATGATGGAATGAAGGTCCTTGATGAAGTTAAAGATTTCTTTCTTTCTCTCCTCAAGTCGTCGCATTAA
- a CDS encoding GntR family transcriptional regulator, with protein MKYRKSALLVNVANSLAMDINTGEFTAGMWLKQVELAERYGCTRSEVRRALDQLVIERLVQHVPNRGYHVYSPNVQQRKNISAIRAVLESASAKDIIANTSDEDMRVLKACAAKFEHCTLHGNILQQYEANMAFHRALLAPCANQEMVELIFDLRSRVPSAALGQWSSHARIVQSSQEHFAMVEAIEQKDEARLARLITQHILQENREGKAIASRASDDAAR; from the coding sequence ATGAAATATCGAAAAAGCGCGTTACTGGTTAATGTCGCAAACAGCCTCGCGATGGATATTAATACCGGCGAATTCACCGCGGGTATGTGGTTGAAACAGGTAGAACTTGCAGAGCGTTATGGCTGTACGCGTAGCGAGGTGCGCCGTGCGCTCGATCAGTTGGTGATCGAGCGACTGGTCCAGCACGTACCAAACCGGGGTTATCACGTGTATTCCCCTAATGTTCAGCAACGTAAAAATATTTCTGCGATCCGCGCCGTACTGGAGAGCGCATCAGCTAAAGATATTATCGCCAATACCAGTGACGAAGATATGCGAGTGTTAAAAGCCTGCGCGGCTAAATTCGAACACTGCACCTTACACGGTAATATTCTTCAGCAATATGAAGCCAATATGGCCTTTCATCGCGCATTATTAGCCCCCTGTGCAAATCAGGAAATGGTGGAATTAATTTTTGATTTGCGCAGCCGCGTGCCTTCAGCTGCGCTGGGGCAATGGAGCTCCCACGCCCGAATCGTCCAGTCTTCACAGGAACATTTTGCTATGGTGGAGGCAATTGAGCAGAAGGATGAAGCGAGGCTTGCGCGTTTAATTACACAGCATATTTTGCAGGAAAACCGTGAAGGTAAAGCGATCGCATCGCGGGCATCAGATGATGCCGCACGATAA